gattatttatGGCATTTATGACTGAAGCTTTAGGGATTTATCTGGACTGGCTTAGAGGTCATATTCGCTTGTGGAAAATGTCAGTAAATGTTTCTGAAGTGGAATTTTAAATTCATGTCACTCTATCATATTGGTAGTTTTGAACCAGTGGTGTGGATTTTCAAAAGATTTGTGTCAATAAACAGGAAGATGAAAAATTGGTATTTAATGCAATGTAAAATGCTTCTGATGTTCAGAAAATACTGATCAATGGAAGTTCCAAGTTTGGACACCATTCTGATCTTGATCTCTCTGCCTTGATGTGTGatgcccttttctggtgttccatgccataatattgcttgaatattactaaaagcgggttaaaactaaactcatttactcactctctGACTTGCACTCATACTCATCTTTCTATTGTTCTCTTTCTCATTCTCACTCTCCCTGCACATTTCATTTCTATAGCCACCTGTCTATCAGTGCCAGATAAATCCCTGCATTGTTTCAATAGACAGCGAAGATAAGCAGTTGAAGTAGAGCATCTGTTGAGATCCCTTGATTGAGCCTTACACCTATGTTCCTATCTCAGTCATCTTGAATCATCTTTAATAAGAACAGTCATTGTATTCCTCCTGTCAGTGTTCATCATAGTGGTGTAACTCATGAATGCTGTCTCGGCGTACTTGGAGGTGCGTCTCTTCAGCTTACACGTCAGTATCCGGATGAATGTCCGTCTGAAAGCTGTATTGAACATGGTGTATATGATTGGGTTGGCAAGAGAGGCTGCATAGCCCATCCACAGAAACACGGACATCATGGTGGCTGTCACTTTCTCCATACAAGGCTCACACGTCACAGACAgtatattcacaataaagaatgGCGTCCACAAGAACACAAACACTAAAAATATGATCCCAAGAACCTTAGAGGCTTTTCTCTCATTTGTGGCTGTCTTTTTAGATAAAAGGTGCTTAATCACTGGTCGTGTTTTCATACGAAGggtatttctgaaacttttCTTGAATTTATTCCTCTGTTTTAGTCTCATTCCTTGCTGGTCATCACTCTCAGCTGCGCTGTTGTCACCTGATTCACTCATTATGTGTTCCTCCTCAGGAGAAAGTAGATCTGCTGGAGGATTACTGATCATATCTTTGGGTAACCCGCCATTGGGGCTTTGAAGAGATAGTGGACTTTGGCTTCTTGGTGTTAGGCTTTTGGGGCTTGAAGTTTTGGATTTTTTAGGTGATTTCAAGTGTATAGTTATGATATCTGAACTAGACGATGTAGATTTAGTATCCTTGTCATCAAGTGAATCCCCGGAGTCTGATATGAACCCTGACCTCAAAGGGGTATTGGGAGCTGAGTGACACAAGGGCTTAAGAGAATAACGAACAAAATCCTCACAAAATATTAGCTCCGGTTTGTCAGTTCTCCGGAATTTCTCTTTCTCTGCATCCTGGAGACACTGATCCATTTCCTGTTGGATCTGGAAAAACCTCTTATCCCACTCCTGTGTTTTGTAATCCACAGAATTATCCAGTCCTGTGGCACTGCGATGGAAGGGTGCCCTTTGTTGAGAACTAGGTTTGTTATGACTATCCAGTTTGGTGTCTGATACAGCGTTATAGAGAGCATGTCCTCGACCTTGTCGACTAAATGGCAGAGATGGGACTTGTAAAAAGTTCCTGGTACATCTGATTTTCATCTCTGTCCTGTCTATGTTACATTCATCATCAGAAGCCTCAAATGAAGGGTTGTAGATTGATTCCTTAGAACGAGATCTGAGCATTAGGTTATCCTCTCCATGGCGGCAAAGGGACTTGTAGGACTGGGATCTTTTATCTAGGAGCTGTGTAGAGCTCTTGGGGTCCAGTTCATCATCCTCTGTTTCTGAAGCTTCAGGACTCTGAGTGGGGCTGGAAGACTGAGTAGGTTTAGGCATGGAACGTCTTGGAGGCATGAGGTATGAGGTATTGAACTTAAAGCTGTCAGGGAAACTGACACGCCTTGAAGCAGATGCATCATGGGATGATGTCAGCAGACGTGGGATTGATAGATTGTAATCCTGATTTAAATTGGTAAGGCGGGGACGCATGTCTGATCTTTCTATTCTCTTCATCAAACGCTGATTTTTCCACAGTATTCTAATTGTCAACACATACGTTGCAATCATAATTAAAAGGGGAATGTAGAAAGCAAAGATTGAGCCATAAATTACAAAGTTTTTTAGCGTGGGAACACACAATCCATCGTGATAGACAACAGAGGTGTCAATAAATCCATGTATACAGATAGGGCTG
This genomic stretch from Haliotis asinina isolate JCU_RB_2024 chromosome 4, JCU_Hal_asi_v2, whole genome shotgun sequence harbors:
- the LOC137282417 gene encoding D(2) dopamine receptor A-like, producing the protein MYRMNGSHGINDWNQTRVAYLTWNLTESNLTQVAEEPSLRWGIFGLLIIILFSAMGNLLVCLAVCWERRLQNMTNYFLMSLAIADFLVSLLVMPLGMIVELYGLFPLDPELCVLWVTSDVLMCTASIWHMCTMSMDRFFTLKYPMRYGRNKTKTMVLMKIFFVWVVSIAVSSPICIHGFIDTSVVYHDGLCVPTLKNFVIYGSIFAFYIPLLIMIATYVLTIRILWKNQRLMKRIERSDMRPRLTNLNQDYNLSIPRLLTSSHDASASRRVSFPDSFKFNTSYLMPPRRSMPKPTQSSSPTQSPEASETEDDELDPKSSTQLLDKRSQSYKSLCRHGEDNLMLRSRSKESIYNPSFEASDDECNIDRTEMKIRCTRNFLQVPSLPFSRQGRGHALYNAVSDTKLDSHNKPSSQQRAPFHRSATGLDNSVDYKTQEWDKRFFQIQQEMDQCLQDAEKEKFRRTDKPELIFCEDFVRYSLKPLCHSAPNTPLRSGFISDSGDSLDDKDTKSTSSSSDIITIHLKSPKKSKTSSPKSLTPRSQSPLSLQSPNGGLPKDMISNPPADLLSPEEEHIMSESGDNSAAESDDQQGMRLKQRNKFKKSFRNTLRMKTRPVIKHLLSKKTATNERKASKVLGIIFLVFVFLWTPFFIVNILSVTCEPCMEKVTATMMSVFLWMGYAASLANPIIYTMFNTAFRRTFIRILTCKLKRRTSKYAETAFMSYTTMMNTDRRNTMTVLIKDDSR